A portion of the Thalassotalea sp. LPB0316 genome contains these proteins:
- a CDS encoding hydroxymethylglutaryl-CoA lyase, with amino-acid sequence MSFSEQNLLPKHVKIIEVGPRDGLQNEKTLISADDKLALIDMLAESGLSYVESGSFVSPKWVPQMATSSEIFSKLNKKAGVTYAALTPNMKGFEAAMAVNVDEVAIFGAASESFSQKNINCSIDESLARFAPIMDAAKAKGINVRGYVSCVVGCPYEGDISPQAVTKVAKKLLEMGCYEISLGDTIGVGTPASVSAMLDDVLTAVPADKLAVHFHDTYGQALTNIYTALGKGIKVVDSAIAGLGGCPYAKGASGNVATEDVVYMLNSMGIDSGIDFEKLLKAGWFISDKLGRAPISKVSQAMRAKQE; translated from the coding sequence CGTGAAAATCATCGAGGTAGGTCCACGTGATGGCTTACAAAACGAAAAAACCTTGATTAGCGCGGACGATAAACTTGCTTTAATCGACATGCTAGCCGAATCAGGTTTGTCTTATGTTGAAAGTGGTAGTTTCGTCTCGCCTAAATGGGTGCCTCAAATGGCAACATCGAGCGAGATCTTTAGCAAGCTTAATAAAAAAGCAGGTGTTACCTACGCGGCATTAACCCCAAATATGAAGGGCTTTGAGGCAGCGATGGCCGTTAACGTTGATGAGGTTGCTATTTTTGGCGCAGCTTCAGAAAGTTTTAGCCAGAAAAATATCAACTGCTCAATTGACGAAAGTTTAGCTCGCTTTGCTCCCATTATGGATGCAGCCAAAGCTAAAGGTATTAACGTTCGTGGCTATGTGTCATGTGTCGTCGGATGCCCTTACGAAGGTGATATCTCGCCACAAGCAGTAACTAAGGTAGCTAAAAAGCTATTAGAAATGGGCTGCTATGAAATATCGCTTGGCGATACCATTGGTGTAGGTACACCAGCATCGGTGTCAGCAATGCTTGACGACGTGTTAACCGCAGTACCAGCGGACAAACTCGCCGTTCACTTTCACGATACCTACGGCCAAGCGTTAACCAATATTTACACTGCGCTTGGCAAAGGCATCAAGGTAGTCGATAGTGCCATTGCTGGTTTAGGCGGATGCCCTTATGCTAAAGGCGCATCGGGAAATGTTGCTACTGAAGACGTTGTTTACATGCTCAACAGTATGGGGATTGATAGCGGCATCGACTTTGAGAAATTACTCAAAGCTGGGTGGTTTATTTCAGACAAATTAGGACGCGCGCCTATCTCGAAAGTGTCGCAAGCAATGCGCGCGAAACAAGAATAA
- a CDS encoding CoA transferase subunit A, producing the protein MAGFDKVVSSYEEALAGLEDNMTVISGGFGLCGIAENLIAEIKRKGTKGLTVVSNNCGVDDFGLGILLPDRQIKKIVASYVGENGEFERQMMSGELEVELTPQGTLAEKMRAGGAGIPAFFTATGYGTPVAEGKEEREFDGRKYILEESIKGDFAIVKAWKADRYGNLVYRKTARNFNPMAATAGKITVVEVEEIVEPGELDPDQIHTPGIYVDRLIQGTFEKRIENRTVRSLETAKG; encoded by the coding sequence ATGGCAGGTTTTGATAAAGTTGTCAGTAGTTATGAAGAAGCCCTAGCGGGTTTAGAAGATAACATGACAGTCATTTCGGGTGGTTTTGGTTTATGTGGTATTGCCGAAAACCTAATCGCAGAAATAAAACGCAAAGGCACAAAAGGCTTAACGGTTGTCTCAAACAACTGTGGTGTTGATGACTTCGGTTTAGGTATTTTGTTACCCGATCGCCAAATCAAAAAAATTGTCGCTTCATACGTCGGCGAAAACGGTGAGTTTGAGCGCCAAATGATGAGCGGTGAATTAGAAGTTGAATTAACGCCCCAAGGTACATTAGCTGAAAAAATGCGCGCTGGTGGTGCTGGCATTCCGGCATTTTTTACCGCAACGGGTTACGGTACACCGGTAGCTGAAGGTAAAGAAGAGCGTGAATTCGACGGTCGAAAATACATTCTTGAAGAATCTATCAAGGGCGACTTTGCCATTGTTAAGGCGTGGAAAGCCGACCGTTACGGCAATTTGGTTTATCGCAAAACCGCACGTAATTTTAACCCTATGGCGGCTACCGCAGGTAAAATTACCGTTGTTGAAGTTGAAGAAATTGTTGAGCCTGGTGAGTTAGATCCTGATCAAATACACACGCCGGGTATTTACGTTGACCGCCTCATTCAAGGTACGTTCGAAAAGCGCATTGAAAATAGAACAGTACGCAGTTTAGAAACAGCAAAAGGATAA